In one window of SAR324 cluster bacterium DNA:
- the purQ gene encoding phosphoribosylformylglycinamidine synthase subunit PurQ, which translates to MHCAVLVFPGSNCDVDLYKAILQIKGATAEYVWHKDTDLDRFDVMLIPGGFTYGDYLRPGSLAGVSPVIASVKKAANSGKLVLGICNGFQILIEAGLLPGALLPNQSLQFICDVVPVKVTQSESPFTSSYQLGDILRLPIAHGSGNYYCDEATHKELKSNGQIAFSFTPENNPNGSDAGITGLLNEQRNVLGMMPHPERAVKQWLGSTDGLGLFQSMLEHHKA; encoded by the coding sequence ATGCATTGTGCCGTTCTCGTTTTTCCTGGTTCAAATTGTGATGTTGATCTCTACAAGGCAATTCTACAAATAAAGGGAGCAACAGCGGAATACGTCTGGCACAAAGACACAGATTTGGACCGCTTTGATGTGATGTTGATACCAGGTGGATTCACTTATGGTGATTACCTGAGACCTGGTTCTTTGGCTGGAGTATCTCCAGTGATTGCCTCTGTGAAAAAAGCTGCCAATTCAGGGAAATTGGTTCTGGGGATTTGCAATGGATTCCAAATCTTGATTGAAGCAGGCTTGCTTCCCGGTGCTTTACTTCCGAATCAGAGTTTGCAGTTCATCTGTGATGTAGTCCCCGTAAAAGTAACTCAGTCAGAATCACCCTTTACCTCTAGCTATCAACTAGGGGATATCCTGAGACTTCCAATCGCGCATGGTTCAGGAAATTATTATTGTGACGAAGCTACCCACAAGGAACTGAAGTCAAACGGTCAAATCGCATTCTCCTTTACCCCAGAAAACAATCCCAATGGTTCCGATGCTGGGATCACCGGTTTGCTTAATGAACAACGGAATGTCTTAGGAATGATGCCGCACCCGGAAAGAGCTGTGAAGCAGTGGCTTGGCAGTACTGATGGACTTGGACTCTTTCAATCCATGCTTGAACATCACAAAGCCTGA
- the purS gene encoding phosphoribosylformylglycinamidine synthase subunit PurS produces the protein MLKGVITVMLQQNVLDVQGQAVQGALKHLGFESVEKVRIGRQIEMILPTEDREAASLQLREMAEKLLANPVIEYFQIDIKEA, from the coding sequence ATGCTTAAGGGAGTCATCACAGTGATGTTACAACAAAATGTGTTAGACGTTCAGGGCCAGGCTGTTCAAGGTGCTTTGAAACATTTGGGCTTCGAGTCCGTGGAGAAGGTTCGTATCGGCCGCCAAATTGAAATGATCTTACCTACAGAAGACCGAGAGGCTGCAAGTCTCCAACTAAGAGAAATGGCGGAGAAATTGTTAGCCAATCCAGTGATTGAATATTTCCAGATCGACATCAAGGAAGCTTGA